One Elaeis guineensis isolate ETL-2024a chromosome 10, EG11, whole genome shotgun sequence genomic window carries:
- the LOC105035690 gene encoding uncharacterized protein, which produces MPRYDDRYGGTRLYVGRLSSRTRPRDLEDLFSRYGRVRDVDMKRDYAFIEFSDPRDADDARYSLDGREFDGSRMIVEFARGGPRGPRGSREYIGRGPPPGSGRCFNCGIDGHWARDCKAGDWKNKCYRCGERGHIERNCQNSPKNPRHERSYSRSPTPRRGRSRSRSYSRSRSYSRSRSPAPRRNGRSGSIERGERRSRSPTYSRSPKSRSPSPMKGRKHSLSPDGSQSPQERMSPPPRERREAERNGSDYGESPRKENSRSPMSQERESPPMNRRSRSPETNGKSPSPRDERDDGNHVSPRGGESPQD; this is translated from the exons ATGCCTCGTTATGATGATCGCTATGGTGGCACACGCCTTTATGTTGGTCGGCTGTCATCTCGCACTCGTCCACGTGATCTTGAAGACCTTTTTAGCAGATATGGAAG AGTACGAGATGTGGACATGAAGCGTGACTATGCCTTCATT GAATTTAGCGATCCTCGAGATGCGGATGATGCTAGATACAGCTTAGATGGGCGAGAATTTGATGGAAGTCGTATGATAGTTGAATTTGCAAGAGGG GGTCCACGTGGTCCTAGGGGTTCACGTGAATATATTGGAAGAGGTCCTCCTCCTGGATCAGGCCGTTGCTTTAATTGTGGGATTGATGGTCACTGGGCTCGAGACTGCAAAGCTGGGGACTGGAAGAACAAATGTTATCGCTGTGGTGAAAGAGGTCATATAGAAAGAAACTGCCAAAATAGTCCCAAGAATCCCAG GCATGAGCGAAGTTATTCACGTTCTCCAACCCCTCGCCGTGGTAGGAGCCGGAGTCGCAGCTACAGTCGAAGCCGTAGTTACAG TCGGTCCAGGTCTCCTGCACCTCGAAGAAATGGGCGCAGCGGCAGCATAGAACGCGGTGAGAGGAGATCAAGGTCCCCGACATACAGCAGGAGCCCAAAGTCGAGGAGTCCGTCTCCAATGAAGGGGAGGAAGCACAGCTTGTCACCTGATGGTAGCCAGAGCCCACAAGAGAGGATGAGCCCTCCACCTAGGGAACGTAGGGAAGCTGAGCGGAATGGGTCAGATTATGGTGAGAGCCCTAGGAAGGAGAACAGCAGGAGCCCCATGAGCCAGGAGAGAGAGAGCCCTCCTATGAACCGGAGGAGTCGGAGCCCCGAGACTAATGGGAAGAGTCCAAGTCCTAGGGACGAGAGGGATGACGGTAATCATGTCTCTCCTAGAGGCGGCGAGTCTCCACAAGACTGA